The proteins below are encoded in one region of Aquisphaera giovannonii:
- a CDS encoding arylsulfatase, with amino-acid sequence MRALIVVAAMALVSIVAASSPCAASGEASGRPNVVLIVTDDQGFGELGATGNPVIRTPHIDRLASQGVSLTLFHVMPVCSPTRACLMTGRYNYRTGVTDTYLGRSMMHHDETTLAEMLAAAGYRTGIFGKWHLGDNVPMRAMDRGFQESLVLNGGGLAQPGDPPAPVDERGAYFNPTLRRNGRWVKTRGYVSDVITDAAVEFVGREAGGPFFAYLAFNAPHSPHQVPDEYGKRHAPGDFDAARYPRAGNPMAAKHDPRMLGRVYGMIENIDDNVGRLLARLDERGLARDTIVVLFSDNGCQDHDGFNAGLRGWKGTTYEGGIHQFCFVRWPARLEQGRKVDRVAAAIDLAPTLLDLCGVPKPDRVAFDGRSLAPLLRGDRADWPDRTLFFQWHRGDAPERYRAFAARSQDWKLVQARGAGESWDGKAAFQLFDMKDDPFEQHDLAAREPGRVARMKAEYDAWFDDVTRGRNYAEPPRIAIGSPSENPVLLTRQDWRGRGASWTKDGIGHWEVDVVAPTRCEITMRFAPAKEGGDAVFSCGGVTERRPIRAGETACTLPGVSLPAGPGRLEGRLEFGPRTAGVHYVEARF; translated from the coding sequence ATGAGGGCCTTAATCGTCGTCGCGGCGATGGCGCTCGTCTCGATCGTGGCCGCGTCCAGCCCGTGCGCGGCCTCCGGGGAGGCGTCAGGCCGGCCGAACGTCGTCCTCATCGTCACGGACGACCAGGGCTTCGGCGAGCTGGGCGCGACCGGCAATCCGGTCATCCGGACGCCGCACATCGACCGGCTGGCGTCGCAGGGCGTCTCGTTGACGCTATTCCACGTCATGCCCGTGTGCTCGCCGACCAGGGCCTGCCTTATGACGGGGAGGTACAACTATCGGACCGGGGTCACGGACACCTACCTCGGCCGTTCGATGATGCATCACGACGAGACGACCCTGGCGGAGATGCTCGCGGCGGCGGGATATCGGACGGGCATCTTCGGCAAGTGGCACCTCGGCGACAACGTCCCGATGCGGGCGATGGATCGGGGATTCCAGGAGTCGCTCGTCCTGAACGGCGGCGGGCTCGCGCAGCCGGGGGACCCGCCCGCCCCGGTGGATGAACGGGGGGCGTATTTCAACCCGACGCTCCGCCGCAACGGGCGATGGGTGAAGACCCGCGGCTACGTCAGCGACGTGATCACCGACGCGGCCGTCGAGTTCGTCGGGCGGGAGGCCGGCGGGCCGTTCTTCGCGTACCTGGCGTTCAACGCACCGCATTCCCCGCACCAGGTCCCGGACGAATATGGGAAGAGGCACGCGCCCGGGGATTTCGACGCGGCGAGGTATCCGCGGGCCGGGAACCCGATGGCGGCGAAGCACGACCCGCGGATGCTCGGCCGGGTGTACGGGATGATCGAGAACATCGACGACAACGTCGGCCGGCTGCTGGCGAGGCTCGACGAGCGGGGATTGGCGAGGGACACCATCGTCGTCCTCTTCTCGGACAACGGTTGCCAGGACCACGACGGCTTCAACGCCGGCCTGCGGGGCTGGAAGGGGACCACCTACGAGGGGGGCATCCACCAGTTCTGCTTCGTCCGCTGGCCCGCCCGGCTGGAGCAGGGGCGGAAGGTGGACCGCGTCGCCGCGGCGATCGACCTGGCCCCCACGCTCCTGGACCTCTGCGGCGTGCCGAAGCCGGATCGCGTCGCGTTCGACGGCCGGAGCCTCGCTCCGCTCTTGCGGGGCGATCGCGCGGACTGGCCCGACCGGACGCTCTTCTTCCAGTGGCACCGCGGCGACGCCCCGGAACGCTACCGCGCGTTCGCCGCGCGTTCGCAGGACTGGAAGCTCGTCCAGGCGCGGGGTGCCGGGGAGTCGTGGGACGGCAAGGCCGCTTTCCAGCTGTTCGACATGAAGGACGACCCGTTCGAGCAGCACGACCTGGCCGCCCGCGAGCCCGGCCGCGTGGCGAGGATGAAGGCCGAGTATGATGCCTGGTTCGACGACGTGACCCGGGGCCGGAATTACGCCGAGCCGCCGCGCATCGCCATCGGCTCCCCCTCGGAGAACCCGGTGCTGCTCACGCGGCAGGACTGGCGGGGTCGGGGCGCGAGCTGGACGAAGGACGGCATCGGCCACTGGGAGGTGGACGTCGTCGCCCCGACGCGATGCGAGATCACGATGCGGTTCGCCCCCGCGAAGGAGGGCGGCGACGCCGTCTTCTCGTGCGGCGGCGTGACCGAACGCCGGCCGATTCGGGCGGGGGAGACGGCCTGCACGTTGCCGGGCGTGTCGTTGCCCGCCGGCCCCGGCAGGCTCGAAGGCCGCCTGGAGTTCGGCCCGCGGACGGCCGGGGTGCATTATGTGGAAGCGAGGTTCTGA
- a CDS encoding serine/threonine-protein kinase has product MPKDEIDGPGPMAAIGDAAKSDRSRAGSGGSRAIGGHRLDPAGMEDEEDAATLRHAAPGPAPSDPSPQERAGLPRVGSDFLGFQLLKVLGKGAFGVVYLARQAELADRLVVLKVTSRRDDEPRILAQLQHTNIVPIYSIHVTPSHQVVCMPYFGATTLDDVGEHIRSQDKLPETGFGLISSLIENRSDGRSDSASRPEMDAAPAPRVSDPDRGDAAGDAAQAGPSLSDDTLDYLKGLTYVEAVLWVGSRLASGLAHAHERRILHLDLKPANVLLTDEGQPMLLDLNLSMDLKQAGAPTPPGGTVLYMSPEQLDAFQSKTGEVDGRSDIYSLGVMLFELLTRRRHLPLSRGSSRGIVDGVIASRKAPSPPVRCWNKAVTPAVESIIRHCLEPDPARRYRDARELQEDIDRHLSNLPLRHAREPSLLERGAKWRRRHPTLASSATMAFVATICLVLACSMIWVALSDGRRDRAILGHLRFREDFQKSQLLLNTAHDGSTGHLMRGLEVARSAMAPYLDEDGRLKVSAPAFQELPGPEQASLRSDLAELILLEVRARIALAEQSEPAPRRGETYLWALDRLGCMRSIDRHLPSAFYQDRARLLAAIGRPVDAERDRRRGGRIRVRNARDHYLLGTSLLAQRQGDRAEPLLSRAVALDPRQFWAWFALGICHSDQGRNSDAAGDFAICTALVPQLAWPYLNRGLCLARCGRLTEAVTAYDQALRLDPGLAEARVDRGLALLELGHPDRALVDLDRAVASDVVGPAARAARAESLSRLGRHAESEAAFSELIAQSPGDPTPLVARGFSRLQRDPAGAAADFGRALELDPKNARAYLGRAHLARPRDQRAALAEAERALAIDPDFGDALQLRALIRAHLNDPGAEADVDRLLRVPTPQGLYNAACAMSILSRGRAEARYRTLSIRFLERALQAGLAPDNIADDPDLAPLAGTAEFLRILQALPRRPKAGTPALR; this is encoded by the coding sequence ATGCCGAAGGACGAGATCGACGGGCCTGGGCCCATGGCCGCCATCGGGGACGCGGCGAAGTCGGACCGATCGCGCGCCGGATCGGGCGGAAGCCGGGCCATCGGCGGCCACCGCCTTGACCCCGCCGGGATGGAGGACGAGGAGGACGCCGCGACCCTGCGGCACGCGGCCCCCGGACCCGCGCCATCCGATCCGTCCCCCCAGGAGCGAGCCGGTCTGCCTCGGGTGGGCTCGGACTTCCTGGGATTCCAGCTCCTCAAGGTGCTGGGCAAGGGCGCCTTCGGGGTCGTCTACCTGGCCCGGCAGGCGGAGCTGGCGGACCGCCTCGTCGTCCTCAAGGTGACGAGTCGGCGCGACGACGAGCCGCGGATCCTCGCCCAGCTCCAGCATACGAACATCGTGCCCATCTATTCGATCCACGTGACCCCGTCGCATCAGGTCGTCTGCATGCCGTATTTCGGCGCCACGACGCTCGACGACGTGGGGGAGCACATCCGGAGCCAGGACAAGCTCCCGGAGACGGGCTTCGGCCTCATCAGCTCGCTGATCGAGAATCGGTCCGACGGGCGTTCGGACTCGGCGTCGCGACCCGAGATGGACGCGGCGCCGGCCCCCCGGGTTTCGGATCCCGACCGGGGCGACGCGGCCGGGGACGCCGCGCAGGCGGGCCCCTCCCTCTCGGATGACACCCTGGACTACCTCAAGGGCCTCACCTACGTCGAGGCCGTGCTCTGGGTGGGCTCCCGCCTCGCGAGCGGGCTGGCGCATGCCCACGAGAGGCGCATCCTGCACCTGGACCTGAAGCCGGCGAACGTGCTGCTCACCGACGAAGGCCAGCCGATGTTGCTGGACCTGAACCTCTCGATGGACCTGAAGCAAGCGGGCGCCCCCACGCCGCCGGGCGGGACCGTCCTCTACATGTCGCCGGAGCAGCTCGACGCCTTCCAGTCCAAGACCGGCGAGGTGGACGGGCGGAGCGACATCTATTCGCTGGGAGTCATGCTCTTCGAGCTCCTGACGAGGCGAAGGCACCTCCCCCTGTCGCGGGGCTCCTCCCGTGGGATCGTCGACGGCGTGATCGCCAGTCGAAAGGCCCCCAGCCCGCCGGTCCGGTGCTGGAACAAGGCCGTCACGCCCGCCGTCGAATCCATCATCCGGCATTGCCTCGAGCCCGATCCGGCGCGGCGCTACCGGGACGCCCGCGAGCTCCAGGAGGACATCGATCGCCACCTGTCCAACCTGCCGCTGAGGCACGCCCGCGAACCCTCGCTCCTGGAGCGTGGCGCCAAGTGGAGGCGACGCCACCCCACCCTCGCCAGCTCCGCGACGATGGCCTTCGTGGCGACGATCTGCCTGGTCCTGGCCTGCTCGATGATCTGGGTCGCCCTGAGCGATGGACGGCGGGACCGGGCCATCCTGGGGCACCTGAGGTTCCGCGAGGATTTCCAGAAGTCCCAGCTGCTCCTGAACACGGCTCATGACGGATCGACCGGCCACCTGATGCGTGGGCTCGAGGTGGCCCGCTCGGCGATGGCCCCCTATCTCGACGAGGACGGTCGCCTCAAGGTCTCGGCCCCGGCTTTCCAGGAGCTGCCCGGGCCGGAGCAGGCCTCGCTGCGGAGCGACCTCGCGGAGCTGATCCTGCTGGAAGTCCGGGCTCGGATCGCCCTCGCGGAGCAGTCGGAGCCGGCTCCGAGGCGCGGCGAGACTTACCTGTGGGCACTGGATCGGCTCGGGTGCATGCGGTCGATCGACCGGCACCTGCCGTCCGCGTTCTATCAGGATCGGGCGCGGCTGCTCGCCGCGATCGGGCGCCCGGTCGACGCCGAGCGGGATCGACGCCGTGGCGGGCGCATCCGCGTTCGCAACGCCCGGGATCATTACCTGCTGGGCACGTCCCTCCTGGCCCAGCGCCAGGGCGATCGCGCCGAGCCCCTCCTGAGCCGCGCCGTGGCCCTCGACCCGCGCCAGTTCTGGGCGTGGTTCGCCCTCGGGATCTGCCACAGCGACCAGGGCAGGAACTCCGACGCCGCCGGCGACTTCGCCATCTGCACGGCGCTGGTCCCGCAGCTGGCCTGGCCTTACCTGAACCGGGGCCTCTGCCTCGCGCGATGCGGGCGACTCACGGAGGCGGTGACGGCGTACGACCAGGCGCTCCGGCTCGACCCGGGGCTCGCCGAGGCGCGGGTGGATCGCGGCCTCGCCCTCCTCGAGCTGGGGCATCCGGACAGGGCGCTCGTCGACCTCGATCGGGCGGTCGCCTCGGACGTCGTCGGTCCCGCCGCGAGGGCCGCGCGAGCCGAGTCGCTCTCTCGCCTCGGACGCCATGCCGAATCCGAGGCCGCCTTCTCCGAGCTGATCGCGCAGTCGCCCGGCGACCCGACGCCGCTGGTCGCGCGGGGCTTCTCCCGGCTGCAACGGGATCCGGCCGGTGCGGCGGCCGATTTCGGCCGGGCCCTCGAGCTCGACCCGAAGAACGCACGCGCCTACCTCGGCAGGGCCCACCTGGCCCGGCCCCGGGACCAGCGGGCCGCGCTCGCCGAGGCGGAACGCGCGCTGGCCATCGATCCGGATTTCGGGGACGCCCTGCAGCTCCGCGCGCTCATCAGGGCCCATCTGAACGACCCCGGCGCCGAGGCCGACGTGGACCGGTTGCTGCGCGTCCCCACGCCGCAGGGGCTCTACAACGCGGCCTGTGCCATGTCGATCCTGTCGAGGGGCCGGGCCGAGGCGCGGTACAGAACGCTGTCGATCCGGTTCCTGGAACGCGCCCTCCAGGCCGGCCTCGCCCCCGACAACATCGCGGACGACCCCGACCTCGCCCCGCTGGCGGGCACGGCGGAATTCTTGCGGATCCTCCAGGCGTTGCCGCGTCGTCCCAAAGCCGGGACGCCCGCCCTGCGCTAG